A single Pseudoxanthomonas sp. DNA region contains:
- a CDS encoding N-acetylornithine carbamoyltransferase, with the protein MKHFLNTQDWSRSDLDALLTQAALYKQHKLGDALKGRSIALVFFNPSMRTRTSFELGAFQLGGHAVVLQPGKDAWPIEFNLGTVMDGDTEEHIAEVAKVLGRYVDLIGVRAFPKFVDWTYDREDIVLKSFVRYSPVPVINMETITHPCQELAHALALQEHFGTQDLRGKKYVLTWTYHPKPLNTAVANSALTIATRMGMDVTLLCPTPDYVLDERYMGWAEQNVAESGGSLTVSHDIDSAYAGADVVYAKSWGALPFFGNWEPEKPIRDQYKHFIVDERKMALTNNGVFSHCLPLRRNVKATDGVMDSPQCIAIDEAENRLHVQKAIMAALVGGRD; encoded by the coding sequence ATGAAGCACTTCTTGAACACGCAGGACTGGAGCCGCAGCGACCTTGATGCGTTGCTGACGCAGGCCGCCCTCTACAAGCAGCACAAGCTGGGCGACGCGCTGAAGGGCAGGTCCATCGCGCTGGTGTTCTTCAACCCGTCCATGCGCACCCGCACCAGCTTCGAACTGGGCGCGTTCCAGCTGGGCGGCCATGCGGTGGTGCTGCAGCCGGGCAAGGATGCGTGGCCGATCGAGTTCAACCTGGGCACGGTGATGGATGGCGACACCGAGGAGCACATCGCCGAAGTGGCGAAGGTGCTGGGACGCTACGTCGACCTGATCGGCGTGCGCGCGTTCCCGAAGTTCGTCGACTGGACCTACGACCGGGAGGACATCGTGCTGAAGTCCTTCGTCAGGTACTCGCCGGTGCCGGTGATCAACATGGAAACCATCACCCATCCCTGCCAGGAACTGGCCCACGCGCTGGCGCTGCAGGAACACTTCGGTACGCAGGACCTGCGCGGCAAGAAGTACGTGCTCACCTGGACCTACCATCCGAAGCCGCTGAACACCGCCGTGGCCAACTCCGCCCTGACCATCGCCACCCGCATGGGCATGGACGTGACCCTGCTGTGCCCCACGCCGGATTACGTGCTGGACGAGCGCTACATGGGCTGGGCCGAGCAGAACGTGGCCGAGAGCGGCGGCTCGCTCACCGTCAGCCATGACATCGACAGCGCCTATGCCGGCGCCGACGTGGTGTACGCCAAGAGCTGGGGCGCGCTGCCGTTCTTCGGCAACTGGGAACCGGAGAAGCCGATCCGCGACCAGTACAAGCACTTCATCGTCGACGAACGGAAGATGGCGCTGACCAACAACGGCGTCTTCAGCCACTGCCTGCCGCTGCGCCGCAACGTCAAGGCCACCGACGGCGTGATGGATTCGCCGCAGTGCATCGCCATCGACGAAGCCGAGAACCGCCTGCACGTGCAGAAGGCGATCATGGCCGCCCTGGTGGGCGGCCGGGATTAG
- the cysS gene encoding cysteine--tRNA ligase gives MTLRLHNNLTRRVEDFRPLGPIPTMYVCGPTVYNYVHIGNARGPVVFGVLAALLRRRYGGLRYARNITDVDDKINAAAKELGVAISAITDRYAAAYREDMAGLGVTGEFAPDIEPAATDHIVHIIAMIERLIAGGHAYAAEGHVLFSVGSFADYGKLSGRDPEEMLAGARVEVAPYKRDPGDFVLWKPSTPDLPGWASPWGIGRPGWHIECSAMAAAHLGETIDIHAGGVDLQFPHHENEVAQSECAHKHADGSHKTFARFWLHNGMLNFGGAKMSKSLGNIEKVHDLLQQHPPEALRYALLSAHYRQPLDWSEALVEQSKNTLDRLYGTLRDLGDVDAVAATPQVIEDALDDDLNTPQALAEVARIAADARRASDDAEKRRLKGELLGAGLVLGLLQQDPAEWFGRGTSSDDDARIQALIDERAAAKKSRDFARSDAIRDQLAAEGILLEDTPQGVRWKRA, from the coding sequence ATGACCCTGCGCCTGCACAACAACCTCACCCGCCGGGTCGAGGACTTCCGACCGCTTGGCCCGATCCCCACGATGTACGTCTGCGGGCCCACCGTCTACAACTACGTCCACATCGGCAATGCCCGCGGTCCGGTCGTGTTCGGCGTGCTGGCGGCCCTGCTTCGCAGACGCTACGGCGGTCTGCGCTACGCCCGCAACATCACCGACGTGGACGACAAGATCAACGCCGCGGCCAAGGAGCTGGGCGTGGCGATCTCGGCCATCACCGACCGCTACGCCGCCGCCTACCGCGAGGACATGGCCGGGCTGGGCGTGACCGGCGAGTTCGCCCCGGACATCGAACCGGCGGCCACCGACCACATCGTCCACATCATCGCGATGATCGAGCGGCTGATCGCCGGCGGGCATGCGTACGCCGCCGAGGGACACGTCCTGTTCTCGGTGGGCAGCTTCGCCGACTACGGCAAGCTCTCCGGCCGCGACCCCGAGGAAATGCTGGCCGGCGCGCGTGTCGAAGTGGCCCCGTACAAGCGCGATCCGGGCGACTTCGTGCTGTGGAAGCCGTCCACGCCCGACCTGCCCGGCTGGGCGTCGCCGTGGGGCATTGGTCGCCCGGGCTGGCATATCGAATGCTCGGCCATGGCCGCCGCCCACCTGGGCGAGACCATCGATATCCACGCGGGCGGCGTGGACCTGCAGTTCCCGCACCACGAGAACGAGGTGGCGCAGAGCGAGTGCGCACACAAGCACGCCGACGGCTCTCACAAGACCTTCGCCCGCTTCTGGCTGCACAACGGCATGCTGAACTTCGGCGGCGCCAAGATGAGCAAGTCGCTGGGTAACATCGAGAAGGTCCACGACCTGCTGCAGCAGCATCCGCCGGAAGCGCTGCGCTACGCGCTGCTGTCCGCGCACTACCGGCAGCCGCTGGACTGGTCGGAGGCGCTGGTGGAGCAGTCGAAGAACACGCTGGACCGTCTGTACGGGACGCTGCGCGACCTGGGTGATGTCGATGCCGTCGCGGCCACGCCGCAGGTCATCGAAGACGCGCTGGACGACGATCTCAACACGCCGCAGGCGCTGGCCGAGGTCGCACGCATCGCCGCTGACGCGCGCAGGGCCAGCGATGATGCGGAGAAGCGGCGCCTCAAGGGAGAACTGCTCGGCGCGGGCCTGGTGCTCGGTCTGCTTCAGCAGGATCCCGCCGAGTGGTTCGGCCGTGGCACATCCTCCGACGACGATGCCCGCATCCAGGCGTTGATCGACGAGCGTGCGGCGGCGAAGAAGTCCCGCGACTTCGCCCGTTCCGATGCCATCCGCGACCAGCTGGCGGCCGAGGGCATCCTGCTGGAAGACACGCCGCAGGGCGTGCGCTGGAAGCGGGCGTGA
- a CDS encoding SufE family protein — protein MTDTIFPLEPTAADAQAAIKDEFAFFGDWSERYQYLIDLGRKLPAFPEEWKREEHRLLGCQSMVWIVPEGDAAKLDFHAVSDSAIVSGLIFLALRVYAGRPAAEILATSPDYIADIGLAKHLSPTRSNGLASLLAFIRETAANAQ, from the coding sequence ATGACCGACACGATCTTCCCGCTCGAACCCACCGCTGCCGACGCGCAGGCCGCCATCAAGGACGAATTCGCCTTCTTCGGCGACTGGTCCGAGCGCTACCAGTACCTGATCGACCTGGGCCGCAAGCTGCCCGCATTCCCCGAGGAGTGGAAGCGCGAGGAGCACCGCCTGCTCGGCTGCCAGTCGATGGTCTGGATCGTGCCCGAGGGCGATGCGGCGAAGCTGGATTTCCACGCGGTCAGTGATTCGGCGATCGTCTCCGGACTGATCTTCCTGGCGCTGCGCGTCTACGCCGGACGTCCCGCGGCGGAAATCCTGGCCACCTCGCCCGACTACATCGCCGACATCGGCCTGGCCAAGCATCTCTCGCCCACCCGCAGCAACGGCCTGGCTTCGCTGCTGGCCTTCATCCGCGAGACGGCCGCGAACGCGCAGTGA